A region from the Anomaloglossus baeobatrachus isolate aAnoBae1 chromosome 11, aAnoBae1.hap1, whole genome shotgun sequence genome encodes:
- the LOC142255984 gene encoding uncharacterized protein LOC142255984 yields MSDRGSEVYVTRSHVSSSASRKSVSSAAIATARAKAEAAKVRAAFAEQELKLKTEKARLEADLAKLAVDTEAAAAEAEVQALEEAARSDSKSFRLRLGPELSHRDISQRTSDYVLKHTASDDHLHSAPRERLNPAIQPSTFIQQTSHVKHEGNSVHLTPSVSPAPKFVDSYYTANRPKMEDPDGDYHGDNVFDGNNNSLGPHHSNMYQDHPLRNQELPDFLKFFARRELLTKGLLKFNDRPESYRAWRASFRNATAGLDISANEEIDLLVKWLGNESVEHAKRIRDISINHPSKGLCLLWERLDECYGSSERIEESLFKRLEDFPKISNKSFHMLRELSDLLVELQVAKFEGDLPGLASLDAARGIKPIVNKLPYSLQEKWLNRGSDYKQRHNVPFPPFHVFVDFVRQQAKIRNDPSFDLSTADPINPRTGKPAPVRNPRGSPITVHKTNVSATDSSRKTHSTTEPEGSLTIDPDKECPLHKRPHPLQQCRSFRGKSLKDRRIFLRENNICYRCCASTSHLARDCNASITCSECNSQEHSTALHPEPAPQNSTHIDRLTEHGGEETDSTPPEVSPQCTQVCGEGFTNKSCSKICLVTVYPMGYREKAVKLYAILDDQSNRSLASSAFFDIFGIKGLSCSYSLKTCTGVSEESGRRATGYQIESLDGKTSLPLPTLIECNAIPNNREEIPTPEAALHHPHLRNIAHLIPALNSQAKLVLLLGRDIIRVHKVRKQINGPHNSPYAQKLDLGWVVIGDVCLGKVPKPNNIQSLYTNTLESGRPSFFLPCPNKFLVKENLTNSAHLNGGKDRYAMDELCDGDKDHLGCAVFQKTKEDYKLAHSIEDETFLEIMDQGFHKDENDSWVAPLPFKPQRPCLPNNKEMALKRLTYLKPSFSKKPEMEVHFFAFMDKIFKIPTDQNPADHATRAVSAPRLKDTNWLVGPAFLYQPVPTAHETHTHELFEPESDVELQPQVSTLSTTITNRHLDSSRFLRFSTWRSAYRALTCLIHVIRSFKNRQSRPAPCKGWHRCHKAYTVEELTQAKHAIICCVQHEAYTQTLESLRNHRSVPKDSPLKKLDPFVDTQGLLRVGGRISNAKLENDECTPIIVPHGHVAFLLVEHYHAQVRHQGRLITEGALREAGFWITGVKRLVSRVIFKCIICRKLRGSCQSQKMADLPADCLSTEPPFTNVGLDVSGPWSVVTRQTRGGHANSKRWAVLFTCLSIRAVQIEVIETMDTSSFINAFRRFISLRGHVKHIRSDRGSNFVGACGELKIPSNLDINQVERRLSELGCTWTFNPPHSSHMGGVWERMIGIARRILDSIFLQLGPSKLTHETLTTFMAEVVAIMNARPLVPISNDPDDLSLLTPSTLLTQKFNVSMPTSGEFTTKDLYKSQWKRVQMLADLFWTKWRKQYLSTLQTRDKWQDSRPNMKPGNVVLVKNTQSKRNEWPLGLVTKVFPSQDGQVRKVEIKIPKQSGKLFLRPVSELILLL; encoded by the coding sequence atgtcagatagaggatctgaagtttatgtaacacgctcccatgtaagctcgtcagcttcaaggaagtctgtgagcagcgctgcaattgccaccgccagggcgaaggcggaagccgccaaagtgagagctgcctttgctgaacaagagttgaaattaaagacagaaaaagcacgtctagaagccgaccttgcaaaacttgctgtagacacagaagcagcagcagcagaagctgaagtacaggctttagaagaagcagcacgcagcgacagtaaaagtttcaggttaaggctcggacccgaactcagtcatcgggatatctcacaacgcacttcAGACTACGTACTAAAGCATACCGCATCAGACGACCAtctacattcagctccaagagagagacttaatcctgccattcagccatcaaccttcattcaacaaacatcccatgttaagcatgaaggtaattccgtccacctaacaccatcagtgtcacctgcacccaagtttgtagattcctaTTACACAGCGAACCGTCCCAAAATGGAGGACCCCGATGGTGACTATCATGGCGACAACGTATTTGATggcaacaataactcactgggacctcatcatagcaacatgtatcaggaccaccctctcagaaatcaagagctaccagatttcctcaagttcttcgcacgccgtgagttactcaccaaaggtcttttaaagtttaacgaccgtcctgaaagttacagagcgtggagagcttccttcagaaacgccacggccggcctggacatctctgccaatgaagagatcgatctcttggtcaagtggctaggaaacgaatcagtagaacatgcaaaacgcatcagggatatcagcatcaaccacccgagcaaaggtttgtgcctgttatgggagagacttgatgagtgctatggctcttcagagaggatagaagaatccctcttcaaaaggttggaggactttcccaagatctctaataagagctttcacatgctaagagaattgagcgacctcttggtagaactccaagtcgccaagtttgaaggagacctgccaggcctcgcgtccctagatgcagccagaggtattaaacccatagtgaataagttgccttacagtctgcaagagaaatggttgaaccggggttcagattacaaacaacgtcacaacgtgccgtttcctccattccatgtcttcgtagattttgtgcgccagcaagccaagatcaggaatgatcccagctttgacctttccaccgcagatcccatcaacccacgaacaggtaagcctgctccagtacgcaaccctcgaggctcacctatcactgtacacaaaactaatgtgtctgctacagattcatcacgcaagacccacagtacaacagaacctgaagggtcactaacaattgacccagacaaagagtgccccctacacaaaaggcctcacccactgcaacagtgcaggagttttagaggaaaatctcttaaagaccgtagaatcttcctcagagaaaacaacatatgttacagatgttgtgcatccacatctcacttagctagagactgcaatgccagtatcacttgttcggagtgtaacagtcaagagcacagcacagctctacacccaGAACCAGCCCCACAGAATTCCACGCACATCGACCGacttacagagcacggcggggaggagacagacagtacacctcctgaagtgtcaccccagtgcactcaagtttgtggagaaggtTTCACTAACAAATCCTGTtcaaagatctgtctggttacagtttaccctatgggctacagagaaaaagcggttaaactctatgctatactcgacgaccagagtaatagatcactcgccagctcagctttctttgacatctttggaatcaagggacttagctgctcctactcactgaaaacatgtacaggagtgagtgaagaatctggcaggagggcaacaggttatcaaattgaatccctagatgggaagacatccttaccccttcctacattaatcgagtgcaatgccatcccgaacaatagagaagagatacccactccagaagcggcactacaccatccccatttgagaaacatagcgcatctcattcctgcacttaattctcaagccaagttggtccttttgctggggagagacatcatcagagttcacaaggtgaggaaacagataaacggtcctcataactcgccctacgctcagaagctagatctaggatgggtagttataggggacgtctgcctcGGAAAAGTTCCCAAGCCGAACAACATCCAATCTCTCTACACGAACACATTGGAGAGTGGCCGtccatcctttttcctaccctgccccaacaaattcctagtgaaggagaatctcaccaattcggcacacttaaatggtgggaaagacagatacgccatggatgaattgtgcgacggagacaaagatcatctagggtgcgctgtctttcaaaagaccaaagaagattataaactagcccattccattgaagatgagaccttcctagagataatggatcaaggatttcacaaggatgaaaacgacagctgggtggctccactaccattcaagccacaaagaccctgtcttcctaacaacaaagagatggcactaaagcgccttacctacttaaagccaagtttctcaaagaagccagaaatggaggtacatttctttgctttcatggacaaaatattcaaaataccaaccgaccaaaatcctgcagaccatgcgaccagagcggtatcggcaccacgcctcaaagacactaactggctagtcggacctgcatttctgtatcaaccagtacccactgctcacgagacacatacacatgaactcttcgaacccgaatcagatgtagagctacagcctcaagtttccacacttagcacaacgatcaccaacaggcaccttgattccagccgcttcctcagattctctacctggagatcggcctacagagccttgacttgcctgatacatgtcattagatcctttaaaaacagacaatcgagaccagctccatgcaaaggctggcatcgttgtcataaagcttacacagtggaagagctcacgcaagccaaacacgcaatcatctgttgtgtacagcatgaagcttatacccagactctagagtccctccggaaccacagaagtgtcccaaaagatagtccccttaaaaaactggacccgtttgtggatactcaaggactgctgagagtcgggggacgaatttcaaatgcaaagcttgaaaatgacgagtgtactccaatcattgttcctcacggccatgttgctttcctgctggttgagcattatcacgcacaggttagacatcaagggcgcttgataactgaaggagccctacgggaagcgggtttctggataacaggagttaagcgacttgtgagtagagtcatcttcaaatgtatcatctgcaggaaactccgtggttcttgtcaatcccaaaaaatggcagacctaccagcagactgtttgagtaccgaacctccttttactaacgtgggcctcgatgtgtctggtccctggtcagttgtcacacgtcagactagaggaggacatgcaaacagcaagcgctgggccgtcttgttcacatgtttgagtattagagccgtacaaatagaagtcattgagacaatggacacatctagcttcataaatgccttcagacgattcatttctctcagaggacatgtaaagcatatacgctctgacagaggatctaactttgtaggagcatgtggtgaactaaagattccctcaaatctggacattaaccaagtagaaagacgtctttcagaactaggttgtacgtggacctttaacccaccgcactcatctcatatgggaggtgtgtgggagcgcatgatcggcatcgctcgcagaatcctcgattccatctttctgcaacttggtccttcgaagctcactcatgagactctaacaaccttcatggccgaggtagtagctataatgaacgccagaccactggttcccatatccaatgaccctgatgacctatctctgctcaccccttcaactctcctcacccagaagtttaatgtgagtatgccgacttctggagagtttactacaaaagacttgtacaaatctcaatggaaaagagttcaaatgttagcagaccttttctggactaagtggagaaaacaatatctctctacattacagacaagagacaaatggcaagatagtagacccaacatgaaacctgggaatgtcgtcctagtgaagaacactcagtctaaaaggaacgagtggcctctaggattggtaaccaaggtcttcccaagtcaagacggacaggtcaggaaagtggaaatcaagattcccaagcaaagtggaaagctgtttcttagacctgtatctgaacttattctattgctctag